One stretch of Arachis hypogaea cultivar Tifrunner chromosome 20, arahy.Tifrunner.gnm2.J5K5, whole genome shotgun sequence DNA includes these proteins:
- the LOC140183077 gene encoding uncharacterized protein — MTPGNSTPESWKLHVDGSSNVTSGGAGVILESQNGGVIEQLVRYEFSISNNQAEYEALLAGLALAKEVGAKVLEINTDSQVVSFQINGDYQTRDPLLQQYLAKVNKLKEEFNHVTIRHVPRERNARADLLSKLASTKPGHGNKSLIQEVIKSPSISMTANAYLTLSHQGSWTYPILQYLLKGTLPEDPKEEKRTKREAANYTVVAGQLYKRGFSQLLLKCVEPGDTEYILREIHEGCCGHHVGGGIRKQNNSQRIQETARRSQRTMGGRTQIGLMVVPHDPQIATGETRFRLTYGTEAVIPVEIGDPSPRRTIGGNDKEAERDLTDEVRSIAHFRELALKQRISLRYNHGVIRREFATDDLVLRRNDIGPPTPGEGKLTSNWEGPYRIKAAIGKGAYKLERLNGNEVPRTWNAANLRRYYT, encoded by the exons ATGACGCCGGGAAATTCCACCCCCGAATCATGGAAACTACACGTTGACGGCTCCTCGAACGTCACTTCCGGAGGCGCCGGAGTCATTCTCGAAAGTCAAAACGGAGGCGTGATCGAACAGTTAGTACGATACGAATTCTCAATCTCaaataaccaagctgaatatgaggccCTCCTGGCGGGCTTAGCCCTAGCCAAAGAAGTCGGAGCAAAGGTCCTGGAAATAAACACGGATTCGCAAGTAGTCAGTTTCCAAATTAACGGAGACTACCAAACGCGAGATCCCCTGCTACAAcagtaccttgccaaagttaaCAAATTAAAGGAAGAATTCAATCACGTAACCATACGGCACGTCCCCAGGGAACGTAATGCCAGAGCTGACCTCCTCTCTAAACTAGCCAGCACTAAACCAGGACACGGCAACAAATCTCTAATTCAGGAAGTCATCAAATCACCGTCCATATCCATGACGGCTAACGCCTATCTGACACTCTCCCACCAAGGATCATGGACCTACCCCATCCTGCAATATCTCCTCAAAGGAACACTGCCCGAAGACCCCAAAGAGGAAAAACGGACAAAAAGGGAAGCCGCCAACTATACAGTCGTCGCAGGACAACTATACAAACGCGGATTCTCGCAACTCCTACTCAAATGCGTCGAGCCCGGGGACACGGAGTACATACTCCGCGAAATCCATGAAGGTTGTTGTGGCCACCACGTCGGAG GTGGAATCCGCAAACAAAATAATAGTCAAAGGATTCAAGAAAcggctcgacgaagccaaaggactATGGGCGGACGAACTCAGATCGGTCTTATGGTCGTACCGCACGACCCCCAGATAGCCACCGGGGAAACCCGCTTCCGATTAACATACGGCACGGAGGCTGTTATCCCAGTAGAGATCGGAGACCCCAGTCCACGGAGAACGATCGGGGGTAACGACAAAgaagcagaacgagacctcaCAGACGAAGTAAGAAGCATAGCCCATTTCAGAGAGCTAGCTCTAAAACAGAGAATCAGCCTAAGATACAACCACGGAGTCATCCGGCGAGAATTCGCAACTgacgacctcgtcctacgacgaaACGACATCGGTCCCCCAACCCCAGGAGAGGGAAAACTCACCTCCAATtgggaaggaccatacagaatcAAGGCTGCAATCGGAAAGGGAGCATACAAGCTCGAACGACTTAACGGCAACGAAGTCCCGAGGACATGGAACGCCGCCAACTTACGACGATACTACACTTAG
- the LOC112785921 gene encoding LOW QUALITY PROTEIN: uncharacterized protein (The sequence of the model RefSeq protein was modified relative to this genomic sequence to represent the inferred CDS: deleted 1 base in 1 codon; substituted 1 base at 1 genomic stop codon), whose translation MPPSKKETNKARLEERNGRSGLERVTSNQNGQTNLQQNRGRDTDLPPKNQTNAQEKLKTARGQNHTSQRLTDLARSPAAGATITDPAHGSRTQGTTPYCSSQTVRHPPRPASSRSISQPVPETSSTDSNPPLFLSRSLIICWKSFKLLSFEAGVFSFRLLGHLRDMRGAGGDGGGGGVAVKDGNTYWGRKGGTDFRGIVVIFAWVSVPHNLLREFVDLYSSLGWNSLVCYAHYLSAFHDENAMSLAFSVLEELIEELWIRPCPVVFAAFSAGSKACLYKVFQLIEGGCEARIHMHNYQLLKRCVSGHIYDSGPLDVTSDFGFRFSIHPSIAKVPGPSKLATWVAKSLVSGLDALYITRLESXSSEHWQALYSSVNFGAPFLVVCSENDDHVRYQSIYDFAQRLCNLGGEVNLLNLSGSSHVGHYKQHLIQYRAAVSNLFEKAASIYSQKLILERERTHMEGSQDEISELICDLQKVAINSNKSLRRVAVGPSDHFFMPSAAGHYNDRDSGTVQDEQKEKPVFLPSSPCISAHSVLGQFLFDVCVPKNVEGWDVKFSGTPNGRLCSSAPRHSPFSGIKRIRRSRL comes from the exons ATGCCCCCCTCGAAAAAAGAAACTAATAAAGCACGCCTCGAAGAACGCAACGGACGCAGTGGACTCGAAAGAGTCACGTCAAACCAAAACGGTCAGACGAACCTTCAGCAAAACCGAGGCCGAGACACCGATCTCCCTCCAAAGAACCAAACGAACgcccaagaaaaactaaagacaGCCCGCGGTCAAAACCACACCTCCCAGCGACTGACCGACCTTGCTCGCtctcccgctgcgggggcaactATTACAGATCCGGCCCACGGATCCCGGACCCAAG gtaccaccccctattGCTCCAGTCAAACAGTCCGGCATCCGCCTCGACCTGCAAGttcccgatccatctctcaacccgtaccggaGACATCCAGTACAGATTCTAACCCACCACTGTTCCTCTCAAGATCCCTCATAATCTGTTGGAAAAGTTTCAAACTTTTGAGCTTTGAAGCTGGGGTTTTCTCGTTCCGCTTGTTAGGTCATCTTCGAGATATGCGCGGAGCTGGCGGCGACGGCGGTGGTGGTGGTGTCGCTGTCAAAGATGGCAACACCTACTGGGGAAGGAAAGGGGGCACTGATTTCAGAGGAATCGTTGTGATCTTTGCTTGGGTTTCTGTTCCGCACAACTTGCTTCGGGAATTCGTTGATTTGTACTCTTCTTTGGGATGGAATTCCCTTGTTTGTTATGCTCATTATCTTTCTGC ATTCCATGATGAAAATGCCATGTCACTGGCATTTAGTGTTCTTGAGGAGCTTATTGAG GAACTGTGGATTAGGCCATGTCCTGTTGTATTTGCTGCATTTTCTGCTGGGTCAAAAGCCTGTCTGTACAAGGTATTTCAG CTTATTGAAGGAGGATGTGAAGCTCGAATCCACATG CATAACTATCAGTTGCTTAAGAGATGTGTTTCCGGGCACATCTACGATTCTGGCCCGCTAGATGTTACGAGTGATTTCGGCTTCCGCTTCTCAATACACCCTTCCATTGCAAAAGTGCCCGGACCATCAAAGCTTGCTACCTGGGTAGCGAAATCTCTTGTTTCTGGTTTAGATGCTCTATATATAACCAGGTTGGAA TCCTAGTCTTCTGAACATTGGCAAGCTTTATATTCTTCTGTG aattttggtGCCCCGTTTCTCGTTGTATGTTCTGAGAATGATGACCATGTGCGGTACCAAAGCATCTACGACTTTGCCCAACGGCTGTGCAATCTTGGTGGAGAAGTCAACCTTTTAAATTTGAGTGGCTCGTCTCACGTAG GACACTACAAGCAGCATCTGATCCAATATAGGGCTGCTGTGAGCAATTTATTTGAGAAGGCTGCTTCAATATATTCGCAAAAACTGATCCTCGAACGAGAAAGAACTCATATGGAAGGTTCACAAGATGAGATATCCGAGTTAATCTGCGACCTTCAGAAGGTGGCTATCAATTCAAATAAGAGCCTTAGAAGAGTTGCAGTTGGGCCAAGCGACCATTTCTTTATGCCTAGTGCTGCCGGACATTACAATGATAGGGACTCTGGGACTGTGCAAGACGAACAGAAAGAAAAACCTGTTTTTCTGCCCAGCTCTCCATGCATCAGTGCTCATAGTGTCCTTGGTCAATTTCTTTTTGACGTTTGCGTTCCGAAGAATGTCGAAGGTTGGGATGTTAAATTTTCCGGAACTCCAAACGGAAGGTTGTGTTCTTCAGCTCCTAGGCATTCACCTTTCAGTGGTATTAAACGCATCCGTCGCTCAAGGTTATGA